In Fusarium oxysporum f. sp. lycopersici 4287 chromosome 11, whole genome shotgun sequence, the following are encoded in one genomic region:
- a CDS encoding hypothetical protein (At least one base has a quality score < 10) produces MRQSLRRKSCSACARSKRRCSLSAPSCSRCAAKGMECSYPTFTAVPPPLPSASGSPLLSDSIDDALLSLQIPSFISTTEAYGMQLDSAEYPPHTANDFTARAEFLAHLMSLQSTALAEKGFNVFIHPSQTLASDALRDALAGSALHAVRNPSNARFVDSEITRRASHIVAVLYAASISDDTVDLRMLPSVQALLIYQCMRLFSPGSISQQAQAERDNIVLQIWASRLQLLLACDDELTEASWEFWVEKEAIRRTLICIELAQGTYTYLRGNWPIGVRCHHDLRFNAQKALWEAKSAAEWHLVSDDSAHPSLPCNMLRLHKDICDAMPGDLDDIGVLLRAAGEGLENMNTWLRHDKEALQRWGQVGV; encoded by the coding sequence ATGCGACAGTCTCTACGGCGAAAGTCTTGCAGTGCTTGCGCACGCTCCAAGCGTCGCTGCAGCCTCAGTGCTCCCAGCTGCAGTCGCTGCGCAGCGAAAGGCATGGAATGCTCGTATCCCACCTTCACAGCTGTGCCGCCTCCGCTCCCAAGTGCCTCTGGCAGCCCTCTCCTCAGTGATTCAATTGACGATGCTTTGCTTTCTCTTCAGATACCCTCATTCATCTCCACGACTGAAGCATATGGCATGCAGCTCGACTCTGCGGAATATCCTCCCCATACAGCAAACGATTTTACAGCGCGCGCAGAATTCTTGGCTCATTTGATGTCACTGCAGTCCACGGCACTGGCTGAGAAGGGGTTCAATGTATTCATTCATCCGTCGCAGACTCTTGCTTCAGATGCGTTACGCGACGCGTTAGCTGGCAGTGCTCTACACGCCGTGCGCAATCCTTCCAACGCGCGCTTCGTCGATTCTGAGATTACAAGGCGCGCCTCGCACATTGTCGCGGTCTTATATGCGGCGTCGATAAGCGACGATACTGTCGACTTGCGAATGCTTCCTTCGGTCCAAGCACTTCTTATCTATCAATGCATGCGACTGTTCTCGCCAGGCAGCATCAGTCAACAGGCGCAGGCGGAACGCGATAACATTGTTCTTCAGATTTGGGCATCGCGTTTACAATTATTGTTGGCTTGTGATGACGAGCTCACGGAAGCGAGCTGGGAGTTTTGGGTTGAGAAAGAAGCCATCCGTCGCACATTAATATGCATAGAGCTTGCGCAAGGCACCTACACGTATCTTCGTGGAAACTGGCCCATCGGTGTTCGATGTCATCACGACCTAAGGTTTAATGCACAGAAGGCCCTTTGGGAAGCCAAGTCAGCTGCAGAATGGCATCTTGTGTCTGACGATTCCGCGCATCCCTCGCTGCCATGCAACATGCTTCGCTTACATAAAGACATTTGCGACGCAATGCCTGGTGACTTGGATGATATAGGGGTTCTATTGCGAGCTGCGGGTGAAGGGCTTGAGAACATGAATACCTGGCTTCGTCACGATAAAGAAGCCTTGCAGCGATGGGGCCAGGTCGGTGTATGA